GGTCGCGCGCCAGATCCGCAGGCGGCCGTACTGCGAGGTGGCCGGCGGCCAGGCGTCGAGCACCTCGCAGGGGAGGCCGTCCTCCTCGCCCGACGCGACGGCCGCTGCCCGCCAGCGCCGCCAGTCGGCGCGTTCGAGATCCTCGTAGCTGAGGTCGCTGCCGTAGAAGGCGTCGCTTCGCTGGGTCGCGCCGACCCGGCGCGGCCGCTGCGCCTCGGGCTGGTAGAGCCAGATGTCGGGCGGATCCCCCGCGCCCGCGTCCACGATCAGGAGCGCGTGCCCGCGCAGGTAGCCGGGCTCGAGGAAGCGCACGAGCGAACGGGCGCCGCGCCCCTCGCGGCGGTAGGCGTGCTCGAAGGCGCGCCGCGCCACCTCGCGCCCGCCGCGCGCGACGCGCAGCTCGATCCGGCGCACGCCGGGCGGCTGGAAGGTGCGCTCGAAGGCGCGCTCCACCCGGCCGAGGGCCGCGTCGCGCGAGGCCTCGGCCAGCGCCAGCGGCGCGGACGCCAGCGCGAGCGAGGCGCCCACCAGGAAGACCGCGACTGCCACCCACTCCGCTGCCATCTCAGCCTCCGCGCCGGCTCCGGCCCTCGAGCCCGAGCCGCTGCCAGCGGTGCCGCCAGGCCGCGCGCGAGAGGCCGAGCGCGCGGCGCGCGGCCTCCTGGTTGCCGCCGGCCGCACGCCAGGCCGCCAGCATCCGCTCCGCGAGCAGGCCGTCGCCGCCGGCAGGCGGCGCGAGCGAGCGCAGCGCCTCGGCGAGGTCGCCGGGCCCGAGCGGCGCGCGGCCGTCCCACCAGAGCAGCACCGCCTGGAGCGCCGCACGCAGCTGGCGCGCGTTGCCCGGCCACGGCTGGGCGCGCAAGGCCACCAGGAAGGCGGGCGAGGGCTCCGGCTCCGGCATCGCCATCGCGGCGGCGAGCTCGCGCAGGAAGGCCTCGACCAGCACCGCCACGTCCTCGGGGCGCTCGCGCAGCGGGGGCACGTGCACCACCGCCTGGTGCAGCCGGTAGTAGAGATCGCGCCGGAAGCGACCTGCCTGCACCGCACCGGCCAGGTCGCGGTGGGTGGCGGCGATCACGCGCACGTCCGTGAGCCGCGGGGCCCCGCCGCCCACCCGGCGCAGCTCGCCGGTCTCGAGCACGCGCAGGAGCTTCGCCTGGAGCGCGGGCGGCGCGTCACCGATCTCGTCGAGCAGCAGCGTCCCGCCGTGGGCCTGCTCGAAGAGCCCGGCGCGCGTCGCGACCGCGCCCGTGAAGGCACCGCGCTCGTGACCGAAGAGCTCCGCCTCGAGCAGGGTCTCGGCGAGCTCGGTCACCGCGAAGCTGCGCAGCAGCGCCCGCCCGCTCTCCTCGTGCAGCGCGCGCGCCACCACCTCCTTGCCGACCCCCGTCTCGCCGAGCACCAGCGTGGTGGTGCGCAGCGGCCCGAGGCGCGCGATGCGGGCGCGTACCTGCTCCGCGGCGGGCGAGACGCCGAGGAAGCGCGCCGCCCCGCGCGGCGGAGGCGCGTGGCCCCGGCGCGCTCCGGCCAGGCTTGCCGCGATCGTCGGCAGGAGCTGCTCCTCGAGCCGGAACGGGAACGCCAGGCAGCCGGTCGCGCCGAGCCGCGCGGCGCGCGAGGCCAGCTCGGGCTCGGCGCCCGCGCTGTAGAGGACGAAGGGCACCGCGGCGCGGTCGCGCAGCGCGCGCAGCAGGCCGAGCCCGTCGAGGCGCGGCATGCGGTGGTCCGCGAGCACCAGGTCGACGGGCTCCCGCTCGAAGTGGTCGAGCGCCTCGGCGCCGTCGCAGGCGGTGACGACGGCGTAGCCCGACGCGCGCAGGGCGCCCCCGAGCCGTTCGCGGGTCGCCTCGGAGTCCTCGGCGAGCAGGATCCGCGCGCTCCTCACGAGGCGGCTCCCGGCAGCCGCGGCAGCAGCGCGCGGAACACCGTCCGGCCGGGCTGCGACTCCACCTGGAGCTCCCCCGCGTGGAGCGCGACGGTCTCGCGGCAGAGCGCGAGGCCGAGCCCGCAGCCGCCCGGGAAGGCGCCGACGCCGGGCTCGAAGATCTCGTCGCCGAGCTCCGGTGCGATGCCGGCGCCGTCGTCCTCGACCTCCAGCCACACCAGGCCCGGTTCGCGGGCGCCCGAGCGCACGGCGACCCGCCCCTGCGCGCCCGCGGCGCGCAGGGCGTTGTCGAGCAGGTTCTCGACGAGCGAGACGAGCCGCACGGCGTCCCCGAGCAGGGGCAGGCGCGCCTGCTCGTGCGACACCGTGATGGCTCGCTCGCAAAGCAGGCCCACGCGCTGCACCGCCTCGTCGACGAGGCGTGCCAGGTCGACGCGGCGCGCGTCGGGGCGGTGGCGGCGCGCGAGCAGTGCGTCGAGGCGGCGGCCGAGCTGGCACGCGGCGGCGTCGATGCGGGCCAGCGAAGGGCGCGCCGGTGCGGGCAGCTCGAGGGCCAGCGCCGCGACGAGGTGGCGGATCTCCTCGCCGGGCTTGCGCAGCTCGTGGGCGGCACACCGCACGAACTCGCCGTGCCGGCGGTCGGCGGTGACGGCGGCCAGCTCCTGGGCCTGGCGCTCGACCTCGCGCTTGAGCCGGTCGAGGAGGTGGAGCCGCTCGAGCGCGACGTCGGCGAGCGCGCAGAGCGCGTCGACCTGCGGCTGGAGGTCGGCCGCGCGCTCGTCGTCCGTGGCTTCCGTCTCCCAGCTCCGGCGTACCGCAGGCGGCCGACACAGGACCGCTGCCACCCGTGCGGATCCCGCGCCGCCTCGCGCGGCCAGGAAGCCCTCGACCGCGGCGTCGACCGCCGCGGTGTCGGATGCGCACTGGATGCGCTCGGAGGCCGTGAGCAGCGCGGTGCGGTCGTCGAGCGCGCAGCGCAGCGCGGCGGTGCGCTCCGCCACCACCTCCTCGAGCCGCGCCGCATCGAGCGCGTCGCCGAGCGCGAGCCCCGCCAGGCGACCGGCGTCGGCGAGCGCCGCGGTCTCCTCGGGCGCGTAGGGAAGCCCGTCGGCGCGGGGCGCCACGGCGAGCACCACCGGGGGGCAGCCTCGCGCGTCGATCCGCAGCGCGAGCTCGGGGGCCAGGGGATCCGGATCCTCCGCGCGCGGGGCGCGGACGAGGGCGACCCCGGCGCGGGCCGGCACGCCTTCGCACAGCCCGATGCCGCGGCGGAGCAGCAGATCCCCGGGTGGCGCACCGCCCGCGACCGGGGCCGCACCCACCGCGACGCGGCTCGCGCCGAGCCCGTCGCGGACGATCGCTGCCAGCCGGGCCACCACGCTCGCGGCGCCCTGGGCCGCCGCGAGCTCGCGCCCGGCGCGGGCGACGAGCGCCTCCGGTGCGGGCCGCGTGCCCGCGAGCCGGCGTACGAGGGCTGCGAGTGCGAGCTGCACGAGCTGCGCCAGCAGGATCGCGCCGAGCACGAGCACGGGAACCGCGGGTTCGGCCGAGGTTGCGTGCAGCGCCGCGGCTGCCAGCCCGAGCGCACCGAGCGCGCTCGCGCCGCCGAGCAGGGTCCGCGGCAGCCAGGCGGGCGGATCGAGGAGCCGATAGCGGGCCACCGACCAGCCGAGCGCCACGGGCAGGGCGAGCGCCGCGAGCGAGAGCACCGTCGCCGTGCCGGAGCCTACCGCGTGCCCCGAGGCGAAGGTCGCGAGCGGCCCCGCTCCCGCCAGCACCAGGCCCGCCGTCGCGGCGCGCGCGCGGGCGCGCTCGACCGGGGTGAGGCGCCGGCCGGGCCGGACGCATCCCGCCACCAGGATGCCGCCCGCCAGGAAGCTCGAGGTGAGAGCGAGGCGCTCGACGCTCTGGCCGAGCCCCGCGTCCGCGAAGCGCAGCTGCACGAGCGCCGCGGGAGCCGCCCAGATCCCCCACGGCAGCGCCGCGAGCGCCGGCCTCCGGAAGCGCGGCATCGTCACCGGGAAGCGCGCCGCGAGGTGCAGCAGCGCGGCCGGGAGCAGGCTCCAGGCGAGGGCGGCCAGCCGCCCTCTCAGGCCCGGGATGCCGAGCGGGCCCCCGTCGGCGGGCAGGGCGAGATCGAGCGCGCCGAGGATCCCGGCGCCCAGGCAGCCCGCCACCGCGACGAGCGGTGTCGCCACCGGGTGTCGCCCCCCGATCGCGCACACGCCGGCGAAGAGCAGGAGGAGCGCGCCGGCGAGCGCCGCGGGCCACTGCGCGGCGAGCGCGCGGCGGGCGCCGAGCCGGTGGAGCCGGGTCGGCACCTCGCGCTCGCCCGCGGCGCCGGCCACGCGCAGGGTCGCCGGCGCGCCGGGCGAGCCCGCCGCGAGCGCGGCGAGCAGCTCCGGACGGCTGCGCGGCACGAGCAGGCCGGGATCCCCCGGCAGGTGGACGCCCAGCACGCGCTCGCCCGGTGCGAGCAGGCGCGGCTCGCCGCCCGCGCGCAGCAGGACGCTCGCGAAGGGCGTGCGCAGCGCCGGGTCGAGCCACGCGCCGGCGCGCGCCACCGGCGCGTCGCGCCACCAGGCGCGCGGGTCCGGCGCGAGCCCGGCGGCGAGCAGGGCGAGCCCGAGCCCCGCGACGAGCGCCCGCCGCGTCAAGGGCGCCACCCCCGGGCAGCCCCACCCAGCAGCGCGGCCGGCAGCAGCAGCACGTCCCCGGCCAGCAGGAGCGCGACGCCGAGGCTCGCGACGAGCCCGAACGAGACGAGCCCGCCCCACTGCGAGCAGAGCAGCACCGAGAAGCCCACCGCGAGGCACAGGCTCGTCGCGAGCACGGCCTCGCCCACGGTGTCGAAGACCTCCGAGACGGCCTCCGCCATCGAGCGGCCGCGGCGGCGCGCGTCGCGCACGCGCAGCGAGACGTGGATCGTGTCGTCGACGCCGAGGCCGAGCAGGATCGCGCCCACCATCGTGTTGGCCGGGTCGACGCCGATGCCGGCCCAGCCCATCAGGCCGAGCAGCGCCAGCACCGGCACCACGTTGACGGCAATCGCCCAGCCGACCAGGCGCGGCGGGCTGCGGAGCAGTACGAGCAGCGTGGCCGCCACCACCAGGAAGGCGCTTGCGAAGCTCGTGCGCTGCGTGTCGCGCAGCTGGCCGACGAAGCGGTCGGCGAGCAGCAGGCCGCCGGTGAGCTCGATCTCGGCACCCGCGGCGGCCGGCTCGCGGGCCAGCGCTTCGAGCGCCCGGCCGACGCGCGCCACGTAGGGTCCCTGCGCGGCGTCGTCGAGCCAGGCACGGTCGACCGACACGTGCGCGCGTTCCCTGCCGCCACGCCCGTTCTCGTTCCACAGCCAGCGCATGCGCTCCGAGGCGGCCACCAGCGCCATCTGGCGCGGCGCCGCCTCCACCAGCGCGGCGAAGGAGGCGGGCGGTGCCCCGCGGTCGAGCCGGTGCGCCTCCTCGAGCAGGTCGAGGAAGCTCCAGGCCGCGCCCGTCGAGGGCTCCGCCGCGAAGATCGCCTCGATGCGAGCCAGCAGCGCGAGCGCCGGTGGCTCCCAGACGTGGGCCCCGGGCGGCAGCGTCACGACCACGTCGGTCGTCATCGGCTTGCGGAAGTTGGCCTCGATCGCGCGCAGCGAGCGGACCACGTAGGAGTCCTCACCGAACCCGAAGTCGCTCGCGTAGCGCAGCCGGACCATGCCGGAGCCGAGCACGCCGAAGGCCACGAGCGAGGCCACGACGACGAAGCGGGGGTGGCGCGTCACCGTCTCGCACAGCGCCGCGAGCACCTCGCGGGCCAGCGGGCTGCGGTGGTGGCGGACGCGCAGCGGGCCGCGGCGCAGGCGCAGGCACAAGAGCGCGGGCAGCAGGGTGAAGGTCACGACGAACGCCAGCAGTACGCCCGCCCCGGCCAACGCACCGAAGTGGCGGAAGCTCGCGAGGTCGCTGGTCAGGAAGGACGCGAAGCCCGCGGCGGTGGTGAACGCCGACCAGAAGCAGCCCTCGCCGACGTCGCGCGCCGCCGACACCAGGACCTGTCCCGGGGCGGCGCCGGGCGCGCGCGCCACCGCCGCGAGCAGGTGGATCGAGCCCGCGATCGCGATCGCGACGAGCAGCGGCGGCAGCGCCGCCAGGAGCGAGGTGCGCGGCAGGCCGGCGGCCTGCGCGGCTCCCTCGACGAGGACGCTGACGACCGCCACGGCCAGCAGCGGCAGCGCCGTCAGCCAGGGGTCCCGGAAGAGCAGCCAGAGCAGGCCCGCCATCGCCACGAACATGAGCGCGGTGAGGAGCGCCGAGTCGCGGTCCAGGCTGTCCGCCGAGACCACCGTCCAGACCGGGTCGCCGGCCAGATGGAGCTCGGCGCCGAGCTCGCGCTCGAAGCGCGGCAGGAGCGCGAGCGCACCACGGACCGTCGCGCGCAGCGCCTCGCTCTCGATCGAGGTCAGCTCCACGACGACGCCGGCGGCCCGCGCGTCGGGGGCGACCACGACGCCGGCGAAGGAGGGCTGGGCGAGGCCGGCTGCGAAGCGGGCGCGCCAGTCCGGTGCGAGGACGAAGCGGCCGCCGCCGGGTGCGGCGAGCGGTCGCGCGTCGAGCGGGCCGAGCACCACCGGGACCGTCCAGGCGCTCGACACGCGGCGGGCGTTGGGAAGCGCCTCGGCCGCCTCGTGGAGGCGCGCCAGGAAGTCGAGCGCCCATGGCTCGTCGACCCGCTCGCAGCGCGGGCTCTCGCGACACCCGAAGACGATCAGCAGCGCGGAGCCGGTCTCGAACTCGTCGAGGAAGGCCTCGAGTCCGCGCAGCTCGGGGCTCTCGGGCCCGAAGTAGGCGGCGTAGCCGACCTCGCTGCGCCCGCCGCCGGACGCCGCCAGGGCACCGGCCGCCAGCAAGGCGCAGATCCCGGCCACCCAGCCGGGGTGGCGCGTGCTCGCGGCCGCGAGCCGGCCGGCCAGGGCTTCCCCAGGTGCGCGCAGCACGTCCGCCTTCTCCACGTCGGCCCCGGCGGCGGATGCTACGTGCGGGGGTGTCGCGCCTGGCCTAGGAAACACCAAAGAAGGGCGAAATCGGGCGGCGGGCTGGTGGCTCCTGGTCGGCCGTCGAGCCACCAGGGGG
This DNA window, taken from Deltaproteobacteria bacterium, encodes the following:
- a CDS encoding MMPL family transporter; this translates as MLRAPGEALAGRLAAASTRHPGWVAGICALLAAGALAASGGGRSEVGYAAYFGPESPELRGLEAFLDEFETGSALLIVFGCRESPRCERVDEPWALDFLARLHEAAEALPNARRVSSAWTVPVVLGPLDARPLAAPGGGRFVLAPDWRARFAAGLAQPSFAGVVVAPDARAAGVVVELTSIESEALRATVRGALALLPRFERELGAELHLAGDPVWTVVSADSLDRDSALLTALMFVAMAGLLWLLFRDPWLTALPLLAVAVVSVLVEGAAQAAGLPRTSLLAALPPLLVAIAIAGSIHLLAAVARAPGAAPGQVLVSAARDVGEGCFWSAFTTAAGFASFLTSDLASFRHFGALAGAGVLLAFVVTFTLLPALLCLRLRRGPLRVRHHRSPLAREVLAALCETVTRHPRFVVVASLVAFGVLGSGMVRLRYASDFGFGEDSYVVRSLRAIEANFRKPMTTDVVVTLPPGAHVWEPPALALLARIEAIFAAEPSTGAAWSFLDLLEEAHRLDRGAPPASFAALVEAAPRQMALVAASERMRWLWNENGRGGRERAHVSVDRAWLDDAAQGPYVARVGRALEALAREPAAAGAEIELTGGLLLADRFVGQLRDTQRTSFASAFLVVAATLLVLLRSPPRLVGWAIAVNVVPVLALLGLMGWAGIGVDPANTMVGAILLGLGVDDTIHVSLRVRDARRRGRSMAEAVSEVFDTVGEAVLATSLCLAVGFSVLLCSQWGGLVSFGLVASLGVALLLAGDVLLLPAALLGGAARGWRP
- a CDS encoding sigma-54 dependent transcriptional regulator, which gives rise to MRSARILLAEDSEATRERLGGALRASGYAVVTACDGAEALDHFEREPVDLVLADHRMPRLDGLGLLRALRDRAAVPFVLYSAGAEPELASRAARLGATGCLAFPFRLEEQLLPTIAASLAGARRGHAPPPRGAARFLGVSPAAEQVRARIARLGPLRTTTLVLGETGVGKEVVARALHEESGRALLRSFAVTELAETLLEAELFGHERGAFTGAVATRAGLFEQAHGGTLLLDEIGDAPPALQAKLLRVLETGELRRVGGGAPRLTDVRVIAATHRDLAGAVQAGRFRRDLYYRLHQAVVHVPPLRERPEDVAVLVEAFLRELAAAMAMPEPEPSPAFLVALRAQPWPGNARQLRAALQAVLLWWDGRAPLGPGDLAEALRSLAPPAGGDGLLAERMLAAWRAAGGNQEAARRALGLSRAAWRHRWQRLGLEGRSRRGG
- a CDS encoding outer membrane lipoprotein-sorting protein; the protein is MAAEWVAVAVFLVGASLALASAPLALAEASRDAALGRVERAFERTFQPPGVRRIELRVARGGREVARRAFEHAYRREGRGARSLVRFLEPGYLRGHALLIVDAGAGDPPDIWLYQPEAQRPRRVGATQRSDAFYGSDLSYEDLERADWRRWRAAAVASGEEDGLPCEVLDAWPPATSQYGRLRIWRATGIDAVARIDFFGRAGARPEAGEPALKRLRVPLAGVGEEAGYLRVQRIAIEAQGGEARTELRVERLAIDPAIAAGVFSATRLEREGEDLFELAERYGREPP
- a CDS encoding HAMP domain-containing sensor histidine kinase, with translation MTRRALVAGLGLALLAAGLAPDPRAWWRDAPVARAGAWLDPALRTPFASVLLRAGGEPRLLAPGERVLGVHLPGDPGLLVPRSRPELLAALAAGSPGAPATLRVAGAAGEREVPTRLHRLGARRALAAQWPAALAGALLLLFAGVCAIGGRHPVATPLVAVAGCLGAGILGALDLALPADGGPLGIPGLRGRLAALAWSLLPAALLHLAARFPVTMPRFRRPALAALPWGIWAAPAALVQLRFADAGLGQSVERLALTSSFLAGGILVAGCVRPGRRLTPVERARARAATAGLVLAGAGPLATFASGHAVGSGTATVLSLAALALPVALGWSVARYRLLDPPAWLPRTLLGGASALGALGLAAAALHATSAEPAVPVLVLGAILLAQLVQLALAALVRRLAGTRPAPEALVARAGRELAAAQGAASVVARLAAIVRDGLGASRVAVGAAPVAGGAPPGDLLLRRGIGLCEGVPARAGVALVRAPRAEDPDPLAPELALRIDARGCPPVVLAVAPRADGLPYAPEETAALADAGRLAGLALGDALDAARLEEVVAERTAALRCALDDRTALLTASERIQCASDTAAVDAAVEGFLAARGGAGSARVAAVLCRPPAVRRSWETEATDDERAADLQPQVDALCALADVALERLHLLDRLKREVERQAQELAAVTADRRHGEFVRCAAHELRKPGEEIRHLVAALALELPAPARPSLARIDAAACQLGRRLDALLARRHRPDARRVDLARLVDEAVQRVGLLCERAITVSHEQARLPLLGDAVRLVSLVENLLDNALRAAGAQGRVAVRSGAREPGLVWLEVEDDGAGIAPELGDEIFEPGVGAFPGGCGLGLALCRETVALHAGELQVESQPGRTVFRALLPRLPGAAS